In the Eretmochelys imbricata isolate rEreImb1 chromosome 20, rEreImb1.hap1, whole genome shotgun sequence genome, TTGCCAgaccagagccagccccaggtTCGCTGAACCCAGTGTCCCGGCTCTGACTGTGGCTGGCACCGTGTGGCGGACGAAGGGGTGAGATGGGAGACCCCTGCCACAGCAGACAGAAGGTAATTGGCCCCCAGGAAGGTCTCTTCTTGATCCCACATCACTGAGACTGACTTAAATCCGGTGCAGGATGTTTGCTCTCAGTGCAGGGgttaggagtcaggactcctgggtcctactcTTTGCTCTGGtggggagtggtgtctagtggttagagctgagCAAGGACCTTGCCAGCGGCTCAATGTGCGACCTTAGACAAGCCACCTCCCGCCCCCCGGCCCGTCTCTTCTTCCTCATGTGTAAATTCAGGCCAACGCTACCAAGCCTGGCAAGGAGCCGGGTCATCGTTCAGGGCTACTTTAAACGTGCCCTGCACCCTCCGCCCATGGGGAGCATGTGGCCTTGAGGAGCCAGATGCCTCCGTCCTGGGGCCACGCTGAGGGCCTCTGGCAGAGTCTCCCCCGGGCCGGCGGCGTTGCTGCGAGCGGAGTGGTTTGTTGCTGTGAGTTTCACGCTGGTGGAGCGCGCTTGATTGACAGCTGCAGAGACCTGTGCCTATTTACTCGCCCCCCGGGACAGCTATGCCTGCAGCCAGCACCCCTGCCCTTGAGAGACCCGTGCAAGGGGCAGGACCGGGGTCAAATCTCCACGGCCCATTTAATCCTTGGCCTCTCGCTGCAGCTGCCAATTAGCACCGGCCTGGACAGCTGTCTCCCTTCCTAGGGGCTCAGTTGAGGCTCCACAAACTCATCTCCATGCCTGTCAGACAGGGACCAGGTGGGAGCTGGCGCCCATGGGGCGGCCGGCTCCGTGTCCTGCTCCCTCCCAATGCGACGTCTCAGAGCTGGCTCGTAATTACTTTGAAATCTCACTCCTTCAAACTGTCACCGCTCGGCAGCACCAGCTCTGGGATGTGAGACACGCTGGGCCAAACGGCTGTCACTTGGGGAGCTGGTGGAGGAGATGTGGAAACTGGGGCCCGGGCTCCGATTTCTAGTCTGGTCGGCTCAGGAAGGGAGAGCCTGGCCGATCAACTGGGGCTCGCTCCAGGATCCTCCCCCCGAGCCCAGATTCCCTCCCCAAACCTGACCCTGCCATGACAAGGTGGCTTCTCGAccctgcgggggggggtgtctgtgcgTGTATTTGTGTCTAGCAACTTCAAACAATTTCTGGCTGGTACGATTGCCTCCGAAATCCACCAGTCTCCCACCCCTGGGGCACACTGACCCATCCTGCGTGTTCATAATCTGTGAAACGGTGCAGTGAAAATACTGGGTTccgtgggggggggttggaaaggaAGAGTTTCTTCTGGCTTTTCAGGGGGAAGGGAGTTCGTGTCTTGCTGACGGAGGGTGAAGGAATCCTAGCTGGTAAGAGCCCGCGGTCtccctgggcctgatcctgtgagatgtGGCGCTGGGCGGCGGGGAGTGATGGAAGGCAATGGATACAAACATTTTATGGTGAGTCTCTCTAAGGGCCCATCAGCACCCAAATCTGACTGCCTGAGGGCAGATTTACAACAGCTGCCCGTCACTGTCTTGCCAATAGGACATAAATACCACCAAGGCTTTAATTCCCTGGTAAAATAAGCTACATAAATAAAAAGTGCAGAGGGCCTTTATTAGACCTAGACGGAAAGGCTGGGTGGGGTGTCTGTGAGGGAGGGGATGTCTCCTGTCTGATCTTGTTTGACAGGAGAGTGTTttggtattaaaaataaaattaaaaaaaaaaccaacccactgACAAATTGACTGCAAACAGGTCCCCGGGGACTCATGGAATGAACCGATCTCACCAGCAGCGATGtctgtttctagccctcctgatatttattatttaataaccAGGCGATTCTTCCTGTTTGCAAgcggagggagagaggagggtgtCCCAAGGTGTGACTGCCCCATAGATACACCCAAAGCATCCCtattaatctctctctcaaaaaaatcaACCTGACCTTTGGGGCCGTTTTCCGGTCAGCGCTATTCCAGCCTCTGCTTTTATTCTAAACTAGGACTAAACCGGCCAGACCTACAATGATCCCAGATTTCCAAGCTGTAGTATAAAGGTGGgggctaggatttttttttaatatattaggggccagaccctcagcacTGAAGTTGACGGAAccatgtcagtttacaccagctacaATTCTGGCCCCTGGAGATGATCAGAATTCATTATCAATAGCCTTTGATCTAGTCGAGGTGCCGGCCAAACAGCCCTGAATAACAAACTGATCCTCTGGCAGCGGGACAGAAGAGTGATGGTAACGGCCAGGTTCTTTTGCTGATTGAAGGGGAGAGGGTGAGCCAAATGGGAACTTTTCACACCAGACTCATTTTAGGTGGTAGCTGGCAAGAAAGCCAGTCCCAGCACCCCAGTACAGACCTCACTGCTGTGACATGGGACAGGAAAGCCTGCAGGTGACAGGAGAGAAACTGACACAGGCAAAGAACCGTACGGCCCCCCGGCGACGTTGCTGCAGCAGCACTGGGCCTTGTTCTCTGTTGCCCGGCACCTTGCGCCCGGGTTTACACCAATGCACTGTGGGTGTGAAAAGTTTCAATTCTGGCTGCGTTTGGCCTGGATGTTAAGGATTGCACATGGTGACGGAGGTCCAGGGGCTTCAGTCGGCACCGGCTCAGGATTGGGCCCCGCGGCAAAAGGACTCGCTGATATAGAAAACAGTGGGGTTTGGGCGTTAGCGCCTACTAATCCCACGGCTAAAGACACTTGGCGACCAAATGTAAATATGTCTATTGATTCGCTCAAGAGACACACAGACGGCTTCTCTGAGGAGCTGCTTTCATTAGTCCAGGCAGccggtgggagggagagggggatgcATTTAAAGTTTGAGATCAATGGCTTATTTATCTTTAATAAATGGAGGGTGTCCAGGTTGAGCTTCTAAACGGTGTCGTTTTAGCTCAACTGTcaagttattttctttattgaaaaaggaaaagaaaagaaaagaaaagaaaaagaaaagaaaagaatcacctgaTACTAAATATCTTAATCCCGGCCTTCGCGTGGTTCTCTGGGCATGTGAACATCAACCCCATAAAATAGGAAATAAACAATATTTCTCAGGGTATTTTTGAAAAAAGcaggaggaggacttgtggcagcttagagactaacaaatttatttgggcataagctttcgtgggctaaaacccacttcatcggatgtatgcagtggaaaatacaataggaagataactgtattttcactccatgcatctgatggagcggtttctagcccacaaaagcttatgcccaaataaatttgttagtctctaaggtgccacaaggacttgttctttttgcggatacagactaacacggctgcccctctgaaacagggcatttttgtttgtttctgggcCAGGTTCTATGCAGTGGATTTTAAAGCACCCGACCCCGCTTTGGAGCGGATGCTAATAAAGCATGTGGAGGTGAGGAGAAGATTTGATATGAGTTTATTGACAGTGGAGTagaagaggaagggagaaaaagacAAATGATTCTCCAGAGATGAAAAATCTCAGGTTTTTATCCCCCCTGTTGGGGAGACTTGGGAGGATTTTAGAGGAAATTTTGAGAGTGTAAATCTGTCAACATGGTGAGTGTGTATCTATCGACATCCTCGACATCGACGATCTCTCTATAGAAACACCCTCGGTAAACATATGCAATATAGTAAATCTAGGTGCGTGACAGTATTTAGTGCTATAGAGACACTTTGAAATGCATATAAACTATTAACCATTATGTGCATATAGATTTACTATTCAGCTACACGTACAAAGTATTGTGTATCACACAGTCTGCGCAGGATATGTGTACATAAACTGTTTCTTTATAATTACGTGTCTACACACCACTAAACTATTAAATAGGGTACATACATTCTGTAAAGTATTTATATTATAGACACTGAAATGTAGCCATAATACACACTCACCCACAGAGGCGGTAGGGTTGTGTTTATAATATCCTGTACAGGGCGCACAGAATCGCAGTTTAATAGCATATATTGGACTATAGACTATTCTATATAAACTGTTCAACCGCTGATGTACATTACATATTAGACAAACACACACTGAATGTATAGTTAATAAATATCCCCGCTAGACGTATAGATTCCCCTGTGCACTCTCAGTATATTATAACATACATTACACATGCAAGCAGCCATATGTAATatctattacacacacacacgtaagaACTGCTTATGCTTCTATAACATCTCTCCTCTTGAACGATCAATGAAGGTGCAGATACTTctcatcttattttattttttggctcaACACAGAGCAGGTTTTGAAAACCCATCTCCGGTATTCCGACTCCTGCTAATCTGAAAAAATGTAACAACTTCtctcccacaccacaaccccccACATTTGATTAAACTTTACAAGCCCATCTCTCTGTGTTCTGaaggagtgagtgtgtgtgtgtgtgtatttgtgggtTGCTTTGATTGTTGCATGTATCTTATTCTTTGCTATTTTTGGGGTAGGGGGGGAATCTATTTTTCTTCTAACAATTGCTGCAATAACGTCTGGACTCTGATAAcacaatattttacaaataaaatagcCCACAGctatcttaaaaataaatgcctCTCGGATTCCAGATGCTCTGAGgtttgctttcattttttaaaggaacGGGTAACCCTGCCCCTCCGTATTCTGAAGGACTGAATAGAACTGAATAGCTTTGCCCGGACCTTCTTGTTCTCTGTATTTTACTTTAGGAATAATACAAACAAACCGGTCAGCTCCCAAGCCAAGGTGTCTGGTATGAGGAGTTGGCGACTAATTCTAACCCAGCACTGGGTCACAAACCTAAAGGGACTTTCTTGAACCGGAGGGTTCCCAGCAAAATTAGTCTTGTTTGCATTTCAATTTTCTTAACTCTTTATATTGTCCCTTAAAAAAgaaactatctatctatctatccccatacacccccctccataaatcccctctatctatctatctatctatccccatacacccccctccataaatcccctctatctatctatccccatacaccccatctatctatctatctatctatccccatacacccccctccataaatcccctctatctatccctatacaccccatctatctatctatccccatacacccccctccataaatcccctctatctatctatccccatacaccccatctatctatttatctatccgcatacaccccatctatctatctatccccatacacccccctccataaatcccctctatctatctatccccagacaccccatctatctatctatctatccgtGTACACCACCTTCCATAAATCCCCTCCATCTATCCCCATAtgccccatctatctatccccatacacccccctccataaatcccctctatctatctatccccatacaccccatctatctatctatctttccgCGTACACCCCCCTCCATAAATCCCCTCTATCTATTcgcatacaccccatctatctatctatccccatacacccccaacCATAAatcccctctatctatccccacacaccccctctatctatctatctacctaaaatatatttatacaatTGAAAACCCGCCGCACGGTCAGCATTCTCTAAACAATACCCCGAGCATTGCCGTACATAAACGTTATTATTACCAATGTTAATAACAAAATACCATTATGAACAGAAGGATTATAGCCCAGGGCATGTAAAGAGGTCATAGGAAGTCGCTGGATTTTAGAACCTGCCCTGTTTGTAGGGGTCTAGGCAGCCCTTCCCACATGGGGTTTATGGACCTGGCtgctgcccttcccctccccaaagctccgaatccatcacacacacacagctctggcaAGGCTGGGCACAGGTGAGAGGGCAGGTGTGCACACTggcagggtggagctggggagcaTATGCTTGGAGGTAGGTTTGGCTGATTTACAGGTAAAAGCTACTGTCTTTCATGGGTGGGTTGGCAGGAACTGGGACCTGCAGGTGAGGTGAGaggagccaatgggagttgcaggtggggtgggcggagccagtggggtgaggggtggggttgcaggTGATGTGGGTGGAGCCAGTGGGGGAGTGGACCTGGGCTGGGTGGAGCCAATGGGGAGAGGGGTGGCTAGCAggtgagggggaggagcaagtggGCTGGGCGGAGCtaaaggggggagaggggcggggtgCAGGTGAGGTGGGCGGGGTGCAGGGGAGGTAGGCGGGGCCTGTGGGGGGCGGGTTCCAGGTGAGGTGGGCGGAGCCCGTGGGGGGGGTTCCAGGTGAGGTGGGAGgagccagtgggggaggggcagggtccaggtgaggtgggaggagccagtgggggaggggcagggtccaggggaggtgggaggagccagtgggggaggggcagggtccagGGGAGGTGGGCGGGgcccgtgggggaggggcagggtccaggggaggtgggcggggcggggcccgtgggggaggggcggggtccAGGGGaggtgggcggggcggggcccgtgggggaggggcggggtccAGGGGaggtgggcggggcggggcccgtgggggaggggcggggtccAGGGGaggtgggcggggcggggcccgtgggggaggggcggggtccAGGGGAGGCGGAGGCcgcagagcgggggcgggggggtctcctACCTGCCCGTTCTTCATGAGGTCGGCCCACATGCTGGTCCCGTCCCCGCCGCGCATCAGCACGTGGTAGGTGAAGAAGTAGATGCCGGGCAGGGGGCAGGTGAACTTCCCGCGGGTCGGCTCGTAGTAGTTCCCCACGTTGGTCACCACGTCGTCGAAGCGCAGCACCTCGTAGCCCTCGTGGGGCTTCCGGAGCCCGGCGTAGAAGGCGATCCGGGGGCTGTAGAGCGAGGGGACGtagccccccggccccggccccggcggcCCCGGCCTGCCCGGCTCTCCGGCGGGACCGCGCGGCCCCGGCGGCCCCGGGGGGCCCGGCGGCCCCCGGATCCCAGACTTGCCCCTCCTCCCTGGGTCCCCTTTGCCCcccggcggggccgggggcggggagaCGACGGCCAGCTCCGGACTGGCCTCGGCGGAGGCCGCCCCGTGGGTCTGGGGCGTGTGGGGCTCGCAGACCATGTGGCAGCTGCCCAGCGCGCCGTCGGGCGAGGAGGCCTTGGAGCGGTGCACCACCAGCGGGATGGCCACCAGCAGGACCAGGACCATGGCCACCCCGAGGGCCGCCCCGATCACCCTCTTCTTGCGGCTCAGCCTGGACGCGGCCAGGGCTAGGAAGTCGTCTTCGCTTTTGGAGGGAATGGTGGGAGCTTCTCCAGGGACGGGCCGGGGGGGGCGGATCCGGAACCCCCCAAAGAGTCCGGGGAGGAGAGGCGGCCCCGGCGCGGCGCCCACGGAGCTGCCCTGCTGCGCCCCCGGGCCGGCTCCGCAGCCGGCTCCGCTCCGCACTTGTTGACTCGGCTCCGAGGGACGGGAAAGTTCCCACCAAGTTGCCCAGGCGCGGGGCGCCCGCGTTCCCTGCCGCCCGCGCCGCCGCCCCGCACCGCGCCGGAGACGCGCTCTCCTTGCCGGGAGACGCTCCGGATTGCTCGCGCTTCGCTGGACGCAGCGGCagcgggcggagggggggggtcgGCGAGAGCTGGGAGGAGGGTGACGGGGGGGGAGACTGCGAGgttttgtcttcccctcctgcctcccgGAGAGCCCAGCTGGTGACCGCGGCAGCTCCAGGCTTCTCCTCGTGCCAGCT is a window encoding:
- the C1QL4 gene encoding complement C1q-like protein 4 → MVLVLLVAIPLVVHRSKASSPDGALGSCHMVCEPHTPQTHGAASAEASPELAVVSPPPAPPGGKGDPGRRGKSGIRGPPGPPGPPGPRGPAGEPGRPGPPGPGPGGYVPSLYSPRIAFYAGLRKPHEGYEVLRFDDVVTNVGNYYEPTRGKFTCPLPGIYFFTYHVLMRGGDGTSMWADLMKNGQVRASAIAQDADQNYDYASNSVILHLDVGDEVFIKLDGGKVHGGNTNKYSTFSGFIIYPD